The genome window AGTTGAGCGTGATGAAGGGCCCCTCCGCGTTCGGCGAGCAGCCGTGCAGGGCGCGGGCGATCATGGTCTTGCCGGTGCCGGTCTCGCCCTGGACGAGCACGTTGGCGCCGGTGACGGCGCCGTCGAGGATGTCCTCGCGCAACCGGCGGATCACCGGGCTCTCCCCGGCGATCTGGCGCAGGAGGGCGGAGCCGTCGGCGCGTTCCCGCCGCAGCGCGCGGTTCTCCAGCACGAGGCGCCGGGCCTCGGCGGCGCGGCGCACCAGGTCGGTCAGCCGGTCCGGGTTGAAGGGCTTCTCCAGGAAGTCATAGGCGCCCACGCGCATCGCCTCCACGGCCATCGGCACGTCGCCGTGGCCGGTGATGAGGATGACCGGCAGGTCGCTGTCACGTTCCAGCAGGCGGCTGAGCAGGGTCATGCCGTCCATCTCGGGCATGCGCACGTCGGTGATGACCACGCCGGAGAAATCCGGGCCGATGGCATCCAGCGCGGCCAGGCCGCTTTCGAACGGGGCGGGGATGAAGCCCGAAAGCTCCATCCACTGGCCGATGGAGGCGCGCATGTCCTCCTCGTCATCGACAATGGCGACGGGGGTAGGGGGAAGCGGGATCATTCTGCTGCGGTGTCCAGTTTCTGCAAGGCCGGGAGCGTGAGCTCGAAGCATGCGCCCCCACGCACGAGGTTTCGGGCCGTAAGCTCGCCTCCCAGATCCTGCGCGATGCCGGCGGAAATGGCGAGTCCGAGGCCAAGCCCCTCGCCGGGACGCTTCGTGGTGAAGAAAGGTTCGAACAGGGCATCGGGTTCCTTCGGAAGTCCCGGTCCGTTGTCCGACACGCGGATGGTGGGCAGGGGCCCGGGCACCAGGGTGACGTCGATGCGCCGGTCGTCCTGGCCGCGCAGGGCGTCGAGCGCGTTGCGCAGCAGGTTCACCAGGATCTGCTCGATGCGCAGCTGGTCGCCCCGGATCATCACCGGGGTGGAGGGCATGTCGGTCACCAGTTCCACGCGCACCTGGCCGAGCTGGGGCGACATCACCGAGAGCGCGCCCTTGATGGCGTCGCGCAGGTCCAGCGGGCGGATCTCGTCCTCGCCTTTGCGCGCGAAGGACTTGAGCTGGCGGGTGAGCATGGCCATGCGGCCGATCAGGTCGTCGATGCGCTGGATGGAGGAATGCGCCTCCGGCATGCGGCCGCGCTCGATGAGCAGGCGCGCGCCGGCGATGTAGGTGCGCATGGCCGCGAGGGGCTGGTTCAGCTCATGGCTCACCGCGGCCGACATCTGGCCGAGGGCGGCGAGCTTGGAGGCCTGCACCAGGCTCTGCTCCGTGCGCGCCAGTGTCTGCTCCACGCGGCGGCGCTCCAGGATCTCGTCGGAGAGGCGGCGGTTGAGGTCGCGCAGCTCGGCGGATTCGCGCTCCAGCCGCAGGAAGCGCCGCCAGGCCTGCTTGGAGCGGATCCAGAAGATCAACGCCACCAGCAGGGCGACGGCCATGATCTCCAGCGCGATCACCGCGTTCACCCGGGCGCGCACGTCGTCGAGCGGGGCGAGGTAGTTCAGCGTCCAGCCGCGGAAGCCGATGGAGACGTCGCGGCGCAGGTAGGTGGCGCCGCCGATGCGCACCTGACGGCCGGTGCCGGTCCAGTCCATCGGCAGGATCTCCAGCCCGCCGAGCTGGCGCGAGCGCAGGGCGGCCATGCGCGCCTCCTCCAGCAGCGGCGAGAGCAGCTTGTAGCGCCAGTCCGGGTGGGAGGAGAGGATGACCACGTCCTCCGCATTGGTGACGAAGACGCGGCCCGTGTCCCGCGCCCAGGAGGCCTCCAGCTCCCCGAGGTTCACCTGCACGGCGATGACGCCGAGGAGCTGGCCGCCCGAGCGCACGGCATGGGCGAAGAAGAAGCCCAGCTCGCGCTCCGCCACGCCCGTGGTGGTGAAGATGGTGGTGTTCTCGCGCGCGGCCTCGCGGAAATAGGGGCGGTCGGCGCGGGAGGTGCCCAGCAGCCGGCGGTCGGAGGAGGCGACGATGCGGCCGGTGGCGTCGAACAGCAGCAGGTTGCGGGCCTTCAGCTCGTCGTTGATGTCGATGAGCCGGGCGGAGGTCATTGCATACTGGCCGCGCATCAGCGCATCGGTGAGGGTGCGGTCGCGCGCGAGGACGGACGGGATGAGCTGATGGCGCTCCAGCACGTTCAGCAGCGAGCCGTTGTAGATGGCGGCGCGCACGTTGGCGCGGTTGCGCAGGTCCTCGGAGTAGAAGGTGGTGAGGTAGTTGTGACTGCCCCAGATCAGCAGCGCGACCAGTGTCACCGCGAGCACGGCCAGGCCCCGGCGCAGGAGCGATCTGCGCCGCGCCGCAATGGCGTCTCTGGTCCGGGCTGGCGATGGGGTCATGGCGCGAGGATATGGCGGCGCGGGGGCCGGCTCAAGCGCCTTTGATTGGATGTGGGGCGGTGTTGCGACTAGGATCGGGGCGGGGGTGCATGCACCCGAGCCATGAGGAGAGCCCGATGCACTATCACCGCAAGCCCCGCTGGATCATCCCGGAACGCGAGGTCACGCCGGAAGCCTGCTTCCTGAACCGACGGACGATCCTGGCCGGAATGGCGGGCATCGGCCTGTCCGCCGCGCTGCCGCGGCTCGCCTCCGCCGCCACCGGGTTTTCGCCGGAGCCGCAGATGAACCCGTCCTTCGCCGACGCAGGGCGGGCGGTGACGGAGGAATCCATCAACAGCACCTACAACAACTTCTACGAATTCGGCATGTCGAAGTCGATTTCCCGGCAGGCCGAGGCGCTGGAGACCGACCCCTGGACGGTGAAGATCGACGGGATGGTCGACACGCCGATGGAGATCGGGATGGAGGACCTGCTCAAGCGCATGCCGCTGGAGGAGCGGATCGTCCGCCACCGCTGCGTGGAGGCCTGGTCGATGGTGGTGCCGTGGATCGGCTTCCCGCTGTCGGAGCTGATCGGCATGGCCGGGCCGAGTTCGGATGCGAAATACGTGCGGATGGAGACCTTCAAGGATCCGGAGATCGCGCCGGGCCAGCGCCAGACCTGGTACCCCTGGCCCTACGTGGAGGGGCTGACGGTGGAGGAGGCGATGAACC of Paroceanicella profunda contains these proteins:
- a CDS encoding sensor histidine kinase: MLAVTLVALLIWGSHNYLTTFYSEDLRNRANVRAAIYNGSLLNVLERHQLIPSVLARDRTLTDALMRGQYAMTSARLIDINDELKARNLLLFDATGRIVASSDRRLLGTSRADRPYFREAARENTTIFTTTGVAERELGFFFAHAVRSGGQLLGVIAVQVNLGELEASWARDTGRVFVTNAEDVVILSSHPDWRYKLLSPLLEEARMAALRSRQLGGLEILPMDWTGTGRQVRIGGATYLRRDVSIGFRGWTLNYLAPLDDVRARVNAVIALEIMAVALLVALIFWIRSKQAWRRFLRLERESAELRDLNRRLSDEILERRRVEQTLARTEQSLVQASKLAALGQMSAAVSHELNQPLAAMRTYIAGARLLIERGRMPEAHSSIQRIDDLIGRMAMLTRQLKSFARKGEDEIRPLDLRDAIKGALSVMSPQLGQVRVELVTDMPSTPVMIRGDQLRIEQILVNLLRNALDALRGQDDRRIDVTLVPGPLPTIRVSDNGPGLPKEPDALFEPFFTTKRPGEGLGLGLAISAGIAQDLGGELTARNLVRGGACFELTLPALQKLDTAAE
- the msrP gene encoding protein-methionine-sulfoxide reductase catalytic subunit MsrP; its protein translation is MHYHRKPRWIIPEREVTPEACFLNRRTILAGMAGIGLSAALPRLASAATGFSPEPQMNPSFADAGRAVTEESINSTYNNFYEFGMSKSISRQAEALETDPWTVKIDGMVDTPMEIGMEDLLKRMPLEERIVRHRCVEAWSMVVPWIGFPLSELIGMAGPSSDAKYVRMETFKDPEIAPGQRQTWYPWPYVEGLTVEEAMNPLAFMVVGAYGKDLPKSMGAPMRLHLPWKFGFKSVKSVVRISFTDEQPSSFWEALQSSEYGFWANVNPKVPHPRWSQAEERVLGTGDQVPTQLFNGYAEEVASLYAGMDQDARTLWY